In the genome of Nicoliella spurrieriana, the window ATGGGAGTTGAAGCCAAGAAGTATATTGATAAAGGTGAATTGGTACCTGATGAAGTTACTTCTGGAATTGTTAAGGATCGTTTATCCCAGGGAGATACCGACAAGGGCTACATGCTTGATGGTTTTCCAAGAACTTTACAACAAGCTAATGATTTAGAAACCATCACAAGTGATCTCAATAAACCAATTGATGCAGTAATTAACATTGATGTTGATCCTAAATTATTGGTTGAGAGATTATCTGGTCGCTTTATTTGTAAGAATTGTGGTGCTACTTATCACAAATTATACAAAATGCCAAAAGTTAAAGATACTTGTGATGTTTGTGGCGGACATGAATTTTATCAACGTAGTGATGATAAACCGGAGACAGTTAAGAATCGATTGGATGTTAACATCAAGATGAATACACCATTAATTGATTTTTACAAGAATAAAAATGTATTATTCACTGTTGATGGTAATCAGTCTATTGAAGATGTTACTAACGCAATTACAAAAATCCTTGATAAATTTACTGTATAATTTCTCTTTAATATCAATTTATTGTTGATATAATTGTTCAGTTGCATTTTGTGTGCTAAACTATCCTATGTATGTAGGATTGAGAAGCTAATTACTATTGATTTAGTATTAGCATAATCTATAAATTTCTAGGAGGATTTTTCTTTGTCAAAAGATAATGTCATTGAAGTTGAAGGTAAAGTTTTAGAAACTTTACCTAATGCAATGTTTCGTGTTGAATTAGAAAACGGACATGATATTTTGGCTCATGTTTCAGGTAAAATTAGGATGCATTACATTCGAATTTTACCTGGTGATAAGGTTACTGTGGAGTTATCTCCATATGATCTAACTAAGGGCCGAATAACATACCGTTTCAAGTAAAACTTTTGTTTAGGAGGCAATTAGAATGAAAGTACGTCCATCAGTAAAACCAATGTGTGAAAATTGTAAAGTTATTAGACGTAAGGGCCGTGTTATGGTTATTTGTACTAACCCTAAGCACAAGCAACGTCAAGGTAAGTAATTTATTATAAAAATAGGAGGTGAAAATTAATGGCTCGTATCGCTGGAATTGATTTACCACGTGACAAGCGTATCGTAATCGGTTTAACTTACATCTTTGGTATCGGTAAGTCAAGATCACAAGAAATTCTTTCAAAAGCAAATGTTTCTGAAGATGTTCGTGTTCGTGACTTAACTCCTGATCAAGAAGATAAGATTCGTGAAGTTGTTGACAATTACAAAATTGAAGGTGACTTGCGTCGTGAAGTAAGTATGAACATCAAGTTATTACAAGAAATTGGTTCATACCGTGGAATGCGTCACCGTCGTGGTTTACCTGTTAGAGGTCAACACACTAAGAACAATGCTCGTACTCGTAAGGGTAAAAAGGGTAGTAAGTAAAAATAATTATAGAAGGAGGTAAATAATTCTCATGGCAACTAAGAAAAGAAATACACGTAAGCGTCGTGTAAAGAAAAATATTGAATCCGGTGTTGCTCATATTCACTCTACATTCAATAATACTTTAGTAATGATTACTGATACTCAAGGAAATGCAATTGCCTGGTCTTCTGCTGGTGCTTTAGGTTTCCGTGGTAGTCGTAAATCAACTCCTTTTGCTGCTCAAATGGCTGCAGAAGCTGCTGCTAAGACTTCAATGGAACATGGTATGAAAACCGTTGAAGTAGCTGTTAAGGGTCCTGGTTCAGGTCGTGAATCAGCTATTCGTGCACTTCAATCTACTGGATTAGAAGTTTCAGCTATTCGTGATGTAACTCCTGTTCCTCATAACGGATCTCGTCCTCCAAAGCGTCGTCGGGTTTAAGGTTATTTATCCGTTATTTGCTTAACGGGAATAAACTTTTATTGACTCGCAACGCTTTGAAAGGGGTAGAAGATAAGAATGATTGAATTTGAAAAACCTGATATTCATAAAATTGATGAAACCGATAACTATGGTGAAGTTGTTGTAGAACCATTAGAACGTGGTTATGGAACAACCCTTGGTAATTCTTTAAGAAGAATTTTACTTTCATCTTTACCTGGTGCTGCAATTACCAGTGTTCAAATCGATGATGTTTTACATGAATTTTCTACCATTAAGGGTGTTGTGGAAGATGTTACGCAAATTATTCTTAATGTTAAAAAAATTGATTTGAAAATTGAAGGTTCAGATGATGTCGAAAAATCTTTTGAGATCAATGTTACTGGGCCCGCTAATGTTACTGCTGGTGATATTGAAGCTGACGCAGATGTTACGATCTTAAATAAGGATTTACACATCGCTACGGTTGCAGAAGGAACTACTTTCCATATGCGTTTAACAGCAAATAAGGGTCGTGGTTATGTATCTGCAGATGAAAATAAGGAACAAAATGAAGGAATGCCAATCGGTGTTTTACCAGTTGATTCCATTTATACCCCAATCGAACGTGTAAACTATCAAGTTGAAAATGCACGGGTTGGTCACAAAGCTGATTATGATAAGTTAACGCTAGATGTTTGGACCAATGGTTCCATGACTCCTAGTGAAGCTGTTAGTTTAGCTGCTAAAATTCTAACTGATCACCTTAATATGTTTGTTAACCTTACTGATGAAGCTAAGAATACAAAAGTAATGGTAGAAAAAGAAGAAACGCATAAGGAAAAGATGTTAGAAATGACAATTGAAGAATTGGATCTTTCTGTTCGTTCTTACAATTGTTTAAAACGTGCTGGGATTAACACGGTTCAAGAACTTACTGATAAAAGTGAACCAGATATGATGAAGGTTCGTAACTTAGGTCGTAAGTCACTTGATGAAGTTAAGGTTAAGCTAAATAACCTTGGTTTATCCCTACGTAAAGAAGATTAAAAGGAGGATATCCAGATATGAGTTACCGTAAATTACAACGCACTAGTGCTCACCGTCGTTCATTACTTCGTAATTTAACCACTGATTTATTAGTTAATGGTCAAATTAAGACTACTGAAGCACGTGCTAAAGAAGTTCGCTCAACCACTGACAAGATGATTACTCTTGGTAAGCGTGGAGATCTTAGTGCTCGTCGTAAGGCTGCAGCATTTTTACAAAATGTTGTTGCTGATGCTAAGGAAAGTGGCGACACTGTAACTGTTCAAACTGCTTTACAAAAGCTCTTTGATGACGTTGCGCCTAAGTATTCCGACCGTAATGGTGGATACACTCGCATGTACAAGACCATGCCTCGTCGTGGTGATGGTGCTGCGATGGTTATTTTACAATTAGTTGATTAATTGTTTATAATTTCATATTAAGTGAAATCACTAGGGTTAGTAATATAGAACGTTATGATGATGGGAATCCCGAGTCTAGTTCGAATGTAGATTTTTATCTACGCATTGCTAACCTGTTAGTGATTTTTTTATACATAAATTTACTAAAGTAGAATTGAGGGATTACCAATCGAGGATTACATTATTAAAGTTAATCATTTAAAATATAGATACTCAGAAAATGATGACTATTCATTGAATGACGTTTCATTTAATGTTAAACGGGGTGAATGGCTATCGATTATCGGTCACAACGGTAGTGGGAAAAGCACTCTGGTTAGCGCGTTAGATGGACTAATTAGTATTGATAGTGGTTCAATTGAAGTGGATTCGATTGATTTAAATCCTGATTCGGTTTGGGAAGTTCGGGATCGAATTGGATTGGTGTTTCAAAATCCTGATGATCAATTTGTTGGTGCAACTGTTGAAGATGATGTTGCATTTGGTCTGCAAAATCATAATATTGAATATAATCAGATGCATCAAATTGTTAATAAAGCATTAGATGCAGTTGGTATGAGTGCCTTTAAAATGAAATCGCCGTCTAATTTATCTGGTGGCCAAAAACAACGAGTTGCGCTAGCTGGAATTATCGCTTTGCATCCACAAATTATTATTTTAGATGAATCTACTAATATGTTAGATCCAGCTGGTAAAGAACAAATTCTGTCAGTAATAATGGATTTAAAAGAACGCTATAAATTAACCGTCATTTCAATTACACATGACGTAAATGAATTAAAATTAGCTAACCGCATTCTAGTTATGAATGATGGGAAGGTTGTTGATGAAAACACGCCATCAGAAATATTTAGCCAACCTCAAAAATTGATTAATATGGGGTTAACATTGCCATATCCGGAAATAATTAAACGCCATCTAAACAAGTTAGGAGTTGAAACTCCTGACCAATATCTAAATGAAGGAGCATTTATAAAATGGATTCAACAATTTCCTTTGAAAAAGTAAATTATCTGTATCAACCCAATACACCATTTGAATCTAGGGCATTATTTGATATTGATTTTAATGTTGCCCATAAAGATTTTATTGCGTTAGTGGGACATACTGGAAGTGGTAAATCAACTTTAATTCAACAAATTAATGGGTTGTTAATACCTACCTCTGGCTCAGTTATGATCAACGATATCATTTTAAATTTAAAGACTGCTGTTAAACAAATTGATGGAGTTAAAAAAATAGTTGGAATGGTGTTTCAACAACCAGAAAATCAGCTATTTGAAGAAACGGTTGAAAAAGACATTGTTTTTGGCCCCCGTAATTTTGGGGTTCCTGAAGCTGAGCTCCATCAATTAGCAATTGATAGCCTAAAAATGGTCGGATTGAGTGAAAAGCTACTTAAACGCTCACCATTTGAATTATCAGGTGGACAGATGCGACGAGTCGCAATTGCTGGGATTCTAGCAATTCACCCGCAAATATTAGTATTAGATGAACCAACCGCAGGGCTGGATCCGGTGGGGCAGGCTGATATTATGAACCTAGTTGAGAAACTACGGACAAAATATGGGACGACTGTCGTATTAGTGACCCATCAAATGGAGCTAGTGGCAGAATTTGCTAATCGGGTCATTGTTTTAAGCCATGGGAAGTTGAAATTTAATGGGACTCCTAGAGAACTATTTAATGCCCCTGGCTTATTAACTAAAATGAATTTAGCAGTTCCACAGACAATTAGTTTTGTTGATCGGTTAACTAGTGCTGGCATTAAGCTTGATTCGTTTCCACTAACGCCCGATGAATTAACAATGGCGCTGATGGATAAAATAAATTTTAAAATGAGTGGTGAAAATGAATAAATTATTACTAGGTCGATACATTCCGGGTGATTCTATTGTTCATCGAATGGATCCTGCTTCTAAAATTATGTTATCAATCTTCTTTGTTTTGATTATTTTTTTTGCTAATAATGTGCTTACCTATGGCTTAATGATTGGATTGGCGTTTGTTTCTGTAGTAGCATCCAAAACGCCGCTACGGTTTTTTATTAGGGGAATTAGACCACTAATTTGGGTAATCATCTTTACAGTAGTGATTCAAATTTTATTTGATAATACTGGTCGCATTATATTTAAGTATGGTTTTTTAATGGTGACCGATGATGGATTAAAGACGGCTGGATTTATTTTCTTACGATTTTTATTAATTATTATTTTTTCAACCGTATTAACATTAACGACAGATCCGTTAGCAATTGCGACTGGAATTGAAAAGTTATTAATGCCATTAAAACGATTTAAATTTCCGGTTTATACCATGTCGCTTATGATTTCAATATCATTACGATTTGTGCCAACCCTAATGGATGAAACCGAGACGATTATTAAGGCCCAAAGTTCACGAGGGGTTAATTTTAAACAGGGGAATATTATTGTTCGTGCTAAAAAGATGGTTCCAATTTTAATTCCATTGTTTATTAGTTCATTTAAACATGCTGAAGGGCTGGGACGTGCAATGGAAGCACGTGGATACCGCGATGGTGATAACCGTAGTCGTTATCATATTTATAAGGTTACCAAATTAGATATTTATACATGGTTGATTTTTATTTTAGTGGGTATTTTAGTAATTACATTTAGGGGGTAAGCAGTTGGCAAGGTTTAAAGTGGTGTTAGCTTATGATGGGACTAATTTTGCTGGATTTCAAAGGCAGCCGCATCAACGAACAGTTGAGGGTGTATTGACTAATGTTATTAATAAGATGGCTAAGCATCCTAATCCAGCAATTATTGTTTATGGTTCAGGTCGAACCGATGCTGGAGTGCATGCACTGGGTCAGGTGATTCACTTTGATTTTCCATTTAAAATTAGTGAAATTGGGATGTTAAAGGGAATTAATAGTATGTTGCCACTGGACATGGAAGTGAGCCAAGTTATCATTGTTGATGATGATTTTCATGCTAGATACGACGTTTCTGGAAAACGGTATCTGTATCGATTTGATTTAAGTGAATTTATAAACCCCTTTAAACGGTTTTATACTGGTCATTGGCGGTTTCCTGTGGATATCAATAGAATTAAGCAGGCAATTCCGTCGTTAGTCGGTGAACATGATTTTTCTAGCTTTGTTGCTTCTGGTTCCACGGCGAAAACAAACGTTAGAACAATTTATGAAGCCACTTGTTACTTAGATCGTAAGCAAAATGAAGTTGTGTTAGAATTTTATGGAAATGGATTTTTGTATAACATGGTTAGAATTATGGCTGGAGTATTGATTGAAATTGGCTCAAATCGAAGAGATGTCAATGATATTGAGCGACTTTTTAAAGTTAAAAATCGGAATCAAGCTCGATTGACGGCACCGGCTAGTGGGCTTTATTTAAAAAGAGTTTACTATGAAGGTGATGATCCTGACCACCCAACTAAATTACCAGTTAAACAAAGGTAATTTTTTATTGACTTTATTAGCTAATCTTTGTATCATTGTAGTTGGTATTGTTTGCCCCACAATAAAGCCCCGGAAACTTTTAGTTGGTGTCGAACAAACACAGAAACATGGAGGAATTCAAATTGCGTACAACATATATGGCAAAACCAGGTGAAGTAGAACGCAAATGGTACGTAGTCGATGCAGATGGTATCGAACTAGGTCGTTTATCAACCGTAGTTGCTTCTATTTTAAGAGGAAAAAATAAACCTACATTTACACCAAACGTTGATACTGGTGATAATGTTATTGTTATTAATGCTTCAAAGATTGCTTTATCAGGTCGTAAGGCCGCTAACAAGGTTTACTACCATCACTCAAGTTACATTGGTGGTTTAAAATCTAAGACAGCTGGTCAAATGCGTGAAGATACCCCAGAAAAGTTAATTGAAACTTCTGTTAAGGGGATGTTACCTCATGGTACTTTGGGTCACCAAGTATTCTTGAAGTTACACGTATACGCTGGTGAAGATCACAAGCATGAAGCTCAAAACCCAGAAAAGTTAGACATTAGTAAATTAATTTAAGGAGGGGACTAATTTGGCTCAAGTACAATATCGCGGCACTGGTCGTCGTAAAGATTCAACTGCACGAGTACTCTTAGTACCCGGTACTGGTAAGGTTATCATTAATGATAAGCCAGTAGAAGAATACATTCCATTTCCAAACTTACGTGAAGTAATCATGCAACCATTCAATGTTACTGAAACTTTAGGTAACTACGATGTTCATGCAAACGTAAATGGTGGTGGTTACTCTGGTCAATCTGGAGCAACTCGTCACGGAATTGCACGTGCATTACTAGATGTTGACCCTGATTTTCGTGGTCCATTGAAGCGTGCTGGTTTATTAACTCGTGACCCTCGGATGAAGGAACGTAAGAAACCAGGTTTGAAGAAGGCCCGTAAGGCTGGACAATTCTCAAAACGTTAAAATTCAATTTTATACATTTTGGCTCTGTTTCCGTTTGGAAGCAGGGTTTTTTTATTCGGAGGGCTAATTTTAATGAATAGAAACTATCATTTGGTAGCTAGATCAATCTTCATTGCACTAATTTTAATTCAAACAACGATTCCAGGATTGGGTTATATTCCATTTGGACCATTAAGTTTAACCATTATTCCAGTCACTGTAATACTAGCTGCAGTTTTATTAGGAACTACTGATGGAATGCTAATTGGTGGAATTTGGGGAATCATTACATTTATCCGGGCGTTCTTCTGGCCGACTAGTCCATTAGCACAGTATGTCTTTATTAATCCACTCGTGTCCATTTTACCAAGAATACTGATTGGACTAGTGGCAGGAGTAATCTTTAATAGGATTATCCGCTATAATCACCGAAAAGCATGGCTAGCGATTGTTGGTGGATTGGGATCGTTAACTAATACGATTTTCTTACTCGGCATGATTTATGTATTTTATCATGGTTATGCACACGAACTTTATCATATTAATGTAAAAGCACTGCTCCCTTATCTTTTGACTGTGTTAGCAACTAATGGATTGTTAGAAGCGTTAATCGCAGCTGGATTAACTCCGCTAATTGCCACGCCATTATTGAAATTTACCAAAAAATAAAAATAACAGCATCCAATTTTGGATGCTGTTATTTTTATTAACTAATCTTCTTTTTTAGGTTCTTCCTTCTTATGAGGCGCAGCTTTAATCATCTTTAACTTCTTATTATTGATAACCACCTTATTATGGTATTTATCCACAATTGCAGGATCATCAGAATTAAATGAAATAAGGAATGAATTGGTGTATCTTTTTTCAACAATTCCAGCAAATTTTTGTTTTTCTAATGTAAAAGCAACTTGATCACCAACATCGTACTTGGCTTGTTCAGGACTAAGTTCAGTATTTTTAGCCAAAAAGCTCATCTCCTAAAAACAGTTTATCCTTTGCAATATAACTAAAAATTGATTGAATGTCAATTTATTTTATTAAAAATTGTTACATATCATTGAAATAAGATTGTTTTTAATTTTAAATCTAGTTAAAATAAAGCATAAATAGATTCTTTTGATGGGAGCACTATAATGAAAATACTTGAAGAGCGGATTAAATCTGAAGGCTTGGTTTTACCTGATAACATTCTAAAGGTTGATCGTTTTTTAAATCATCAAATCGATCCTAAATTAATGGATCAAATTGGGGCTGAGTTTGCAAAGTTATTTAAAAATGATCGAATCACTAGAATTTTAACTGTGGAATCATCTGGAATTGCACCGGCAGTGTTTGCTGGACTTCACTTAGGCGTACCGGTGGTATTTGCAAGAAAGCATAAGAGTTTAACTCATAATTCTAATGTTTATTCTGCTGATGTTTATTCATATACTAAGCAGGTTACTAATCAAATTAGTATTGATGAACGCTTTGTTAACGCTAATGATCGGGTATTAATTATTGATGATTTTTTAGCCAATGGACAGGCAGTATTAGGTTTGCTAAAAATAATTAATGACGCTGGTGCTATGGCATGTGGAGTGGGAATTGTAATTGAAAAGAGTTTTCAAGACGGCCATAAATTAATTACTGATCGTGGAATTAAACTAGAGTCACTTGCTAGAATTAAATCCCTTTCAGGAAACCAAGTTACGTTCGTGAAATAATTTATTTGAAAGTAGTGGTTTAATTGGCAAATAATTTTATTTATCCTGGTGATACACTTGGGATTATTAATAATGATGTAAATTCATTTAACTTAATTATGGAAGCTAAGAAGAATGGAATCAAAGTCGGAATGTACACTGATAATGCTGATAATCAATATGATTCGATTGCAGATTTTGTAATCAACGGTTCGCTTAAGGATGCTGATAAATTGATTGACTTTGCAAAAAAGTGTGACGTTGTTACCTATAATTCCATTAGGACTGATGCTGACTTAGTTAATTTTATTTCACAGTTCACCCGGGTTCCACAGGGACATGATATGTTAGAAATTATGAACGATCGATTGATTGAGCAAGCTTTTTTAAGTGAGTTAAACGTTAATACGCTTCCTTACGTTACAATT includes:
- a CDS encoding energy-coupling factor transporter ATPase, which codes for MEDYIIKVNHLKYRYSENDDYSLNDVSFNVKRGEWLSIIGHNGSGKSTLVSALDGLISIDSGSIEVDSIDLNPDSVWEVRDRIGLVFQNPDDQFVGATVEDDVAFGLQNHNIEYNQMHQIVNKALDAVGMSAFKMKSPSNLSGGQKQRVALAGIIALHPQIIILDESTNMLDPAGKEQILSVIMDLKERYKLTVISITHDVNELKLANRILVMNDGKVVDENTPSEIFSQPQKLINMGLTLPYPEIIKRHLNKLGVETPDQYLNEGAFIKWIQQFPLKK
- the rpsI gene encoding 30S ribosomal protein S9, encoding MAQVQYRGTGRRKDSTARVLLVPGTGKVIINDKPVEEYIPFPNLREVIMQPFNVTETLGNYDVHANVNGGGYSGQSGATRHGIARALLDVDPDFRGPLKRAGLLTRDPRMKERKKPGLKKARKAGQFSKR
- the rplQ gene encoding 50S ribosomal protein L17 encodes the protein MSYRKLQRTSAHRRSLLRNLTTDLLVNGQIKTTEARAKEVRSTTDKMITLGKRGDLSARRKAAAFLQNVVADAKESGDTVTVQTALQKLFDDVAPKYSDRNGGYTRMYKTMPRRGDGAAMVILQLVD
- a CDS encoding energy-coupling factor transporter transmembrane component T family protein is translated as MNKLLLGRYIPGDSIVHRMDPASKIMLSIFFVLIIFFANNVLTYGLMIGLAFVSVVASKTPLRFFIRGIRPLIWVIIFTVVIQILFDNTGRIIFKYGFLMVTDDGLKTAGFIFLRFLLIIIFSTVLTLTTDPLAIATGIEKLLMPLKRFKFPVYTMSLMISISLRFVPTLMDETETIIKAQSSRGVNFKQGNIIVRAKKMVPILIPLFISSFKHAEGLGRAMEARGYRDGDNRSRYHIYKVTKLDIYTWLIFILVGILVITFRG
- the rpsK gene encoding 30S ribosomal protein S11; amino-acid sequence: MATKKRNTRKRRVKKNIESGVAHIHSTFNNTLVMITDTQGNAIAWSSAGALGFRGSRKSTPFAAQMAAEAAAKTSMEHGMKTVEVAVKGPGSGRESAIRALQSTGLEVSAIRDVTPVPHNGSRPPKRRRV
- a CDS encoding xanthine phosphoribosyltransferase; translation: MKILEERIKSEGLVLPDNILKVDRFLNHQIDPKLMDQIGAEFAKLFKNDRITRILTVESSGIAPAVFAGLHLGVPVVFARKHKSLTHNSNVYSADVYSYTKQVTNQISIDERFVNANDRVLIIDDFLANGQAVLGLLKIINDAGAMACGVGIVIEKSFQDGHKLITDRGIKLESLARIKSLSGNQVTFVK
- a CDS encoding DNA-directed RNA polymerase subunit alpha, yielding MIEFEKPDIHKIDETDNYGEVVVEPLERGYGTTLGNSLRRILLSSLPGAAITSVQIDDVLHEFSTIKGVVEDVTQIILNVKKIDLKIEGSDDVEKSFEINVTGPANVTAGDIEADADVTILNKDLHIATVAEGTTFHMRLTANKGRGYVSADENKEQNEGMPIGVLPVDSIYTPIERVNYQVENARVGHKADYDKLTLDVWTNGSMTPSEAVSLAAKILTDHLNMFVNLTDEAKNTKVMVEKEETHKEKMLEMTIEELDLSVRSYNCLKRAGINTVQELTDKSEPDMMKVRNLGRKSLDEVKVKLNNLGLSLRKED
- a CDS encoding ECF transporter S component, yielding MNRNYHLVARSIFIALILIQTTIPGLGYIPFGPLSLTIIPVTVILAAVLLGTTDGMLIGGIWGIITFIRAFFWPTSPLAQYVFINPLVSILPRILIGLVAGVIFNRIIRYNHRKAWLAIVGGLGSLTNTIFLLGMIYVFYHGYAHELYHINVKALLPYLLTVLATNGLLEALIAAGLTPLIATPLLKFTKK
- a CDS encoding energy-coupling factor transporter ATPase — encoded protein: MDSTISFEKVNYLYQPNTPFESRALFDIDFNVAHKDFIALVGHTGSGKSTLIQQINGLLIPTSGSVMINDIILNLKTAVKQIDGVKKIVGMVFQQPENQLFEETVEKDIVFGPRNFGVPEAELHQLAIDSLKMVGLSEKLLKRSPFELSGGQMRRVAIAGILAIHPQILVLDEPTAGLDPVGQADIMNLVEKLRTKYGTTVVLVTHQMELVAEFANRVIVLSHGKLKFNGTPRELFNAPGLLTKMNLAVPQTISFVDRLTSAGIKLDSFPLTPDELTMALMDKINFKMSGENE
- the infA gene encoding translation initiation factor IF-1; translated protein: MSKDNVIEVEGKVLETLPNAMFRVELENGHDILAHVSGKIRMHYIRILPGDKVTVELSPYDLTKGRITYRFK
- the truA gene encoding tRNA pseudouridine(38-40) synthase TruA translates to MARFKVVLAYDGTNFAGFQRQPHQRTVEGVLTNVINKMAKHPNPAIIVYGSGRTDAGVHALGQVIHFDFPFKISEIGMLKGINSMLPLDMEVSQVIIVDDDFHARYDVSGKRYLYRFDLSEFINPFKRFYTGHWRFPVDINRIKQAIPSLVGEHDFSSFVASGSTAKTNVRTIYEATCYLDRKQNEVVLEFYGNGFLYNMVRIMAGVLIEIGSNRRDVNDIERLFKVKNRNQARLTAPASGLYLKRVYYEGDDPDHPTKLPVKQR
- the rplM gene encoding 50S ribosomal protein L13; this encodes MRTTYMAKPGEVERKWYVVDADGIELGRLSTVVASILRGKNKPTFTPNVDTGDNVIVINASKIALSGRKAANKVYYHHSSYIGGLKSKTAGQMREDTPEKLIETSVKGMLPHGTLGHQVFLKLHVYAGEDHKHEAQNPEKLDISKLI
- a CDS encoding DUF2187 domain-containing protein, yielding MSFLAKNTELSPEQAKYDVGDQVAFTLEKQKFAGIVEKRYTNSFLISFNSDDPAIVDKYHNKVVINNKKLKMIKAAPHKKEEPKKED
- the rpsM gene encoding 30S ribosomal protein S13; protein product: MARIAGIDLPRDKRIVIGLTYIFGIGKSRSQEILSKANVSEDVRVRDLTPDQEDKIREVVDNYKIEGDLRREVSMNIKLLQEIGSYRGMRHRRGLPVRGQHTKNNARTRKGKKGSK
- the rpmJ gene encoding 50S ribosomal protein L36, producing MKVRPSVKPMCENCKVIRRKGRVMVICTNPKHKQRQGK
- a CDS encoding adenylate kinase yields the protein MNLILMGLPGAGKGTQAEYIVEKYGIPHISTGDIFRAAIKDQTPMGVEAKKYIDKGELVPDEVTSGIVKDRLSQGDTDKGYMLDGFPRTLQQANDLETITSDLNKPIDAVINIDVDPKLLVERLSGRFICKNCGATYHKLYKMPKVKDTCDVCGGHEFYQRSDDKPETVKNRLDVNIKMNTPLIDFYKNKNVLFTVDGNQSIEDVTNAITKILDKFTV